ACATCCTCGATGGTCTTCTTGTTCATAGCCCTTCCTTTCCGGGAAAGGATCGGCGACCCCAGGCGCAGGTGCCCCTCAGAGCCCTTTGCTGGAGATGTAGTGGATCAGGTCGCCCACGCGCACGCTGTAGCCCCACTCATTGTCGTACCAGGAGATCACCTTGGCGAAGTTGTCGCCCAGCACCAGCGTGGAAAGGGCATCGAAGATGCTGGAGCGCTCATCGCCCCGGAAATCGCTGGAGACCAGCGGCTCCTCGGTGTAGCCCAGGATGCCCTTCATGGCACCCTCGGAGGCTGCCTTCATTGCCGCGTTGATGGCCTCCACCGTCACAGGCTTCTCGGTGTTGACGGTCAGATCCACCACGGACACCGTGAGGGTGGGGACGCGCATGGCGAATCCGTGCATCTTGCCCTTCAGCTCGGGCAGCACCAGCGAGATGGCCTTGGCGGCGCCGGTGGTGGTGGGGATCATATTGGCGGCACCGGCGCGGGCGCGGCGCAGGTCCTTGTGCGCCTGGTCCTGAATGCGCTGGTCGTTGGTATAGGCGTGAATGGTGGTCATCAGTCCGCTGGCGATGCCGAAGTTGTCCAGCAGGACTTTGGCCACCGGCGCCAGGCAGTTGGTGGTGCAGCTGGCGTTGGAGAGGATGTGGTGCTTGGCGGGATCGTAGTCGCCCTCATTGACGCCCATTACGATGGTGATGTCCTCGTTCTTGGCCGGGGCGCTGATGAGAACCTTTTTCACGGTCCCGCCCAGGTGGGCCTTGGCCTTCTCGGCGTCCGTGAACAGACCGGTGGACTCCACCACCACCTCTGCGCCGACCGAGCTCCAGTCGATGGCCGCGGGATCCTTCTCCTGGAAGCTCTTGATCTTCTTGCCGTTCACCACAATGGCGCCCTCTTCGGCGGCCACTTCACCGGCGAACGGACCGTAGGTGGTGTCCCACTTCAGCAGGTGGGCGTTGGTCTTCGCGTCCACCAGATCATTGATGGCCACGACCTCGATATCCGAGGGATACTTCTGCAGCATGGCGCGCAGACTCAGGCGCCCGATGCGACCGAAACCGTTGATTCCTACTTTGACTGCCATGTTACCTGTTGCCTTCCTCCTGCCAGATGGCACTTCTCGGGTGATTGACGGGGCCGTGCCCTGACACCTGCCCTGAGCCTCCGGCGAGGCGGGTGTCCTGCCGGATCGGGAACTGGCTCCCGCAGGTTCCTTTCGCCGCGCCGGCTGCGACGGACAGGCCGTGGCATTTTACCGGACAGACCGTCCCCTGTCAATCGCTTGTGACAAACGTCACAATCATCGCTTATTATAGCGCTTCCATCTCAAAGCCGCAAACCGCCACGGGACGCAGGAGCGCCGCCTCCTGCACTGTAACCTGTCATACTGTCAGACGGGAGGAGAAGTCTGGCGAGCATCAGGAGGTTCGAGATGTACTGGTCCCTTGGAGCCGCGCTGGCGGTGGCTCTCCTGGCCTGCTGCGGTGCCAGCGGTGATGCCGCCTGCGTCATTGCCCATCGCGGGGCGTCGGCGGAGGCTCCGGAGAACACGGTCGCGGCCGCGAAGCTGGCCTGGGAGCAGGGAGCCGACGCACTGGAACTGGATGTGCATCTGTCCCTGGATGGGCGTCCGGTGGTCATCCACGATTCGGGCACAAGGCGGACGACGGGCGTGGAGCTGGTGGTGGCCCAGACGCACTCGTGGGATCTGCGGCGTCTGGATGCCGGCAGCTTCAAGGGCGAACAGTTCGCGGGAGAACGCATCCCTTTTCTGGAAGAGATGCTCCAGACCGCGCCGCAGGGCCGTCCGGTGTTCGTGGAGATCAAGAGCGGTCCCGAAACGGTCCCCGTCATCGCCACCGCGATGCGCCGCAGCGGCAAACTGTCTCAGTGCGTGGTCATCTCGTTTAGCCTGGATGTCTGCGTGGAGGCGAAGAAGGCTCTTGCGAGTACGCCGGTCCTCTGGCTGAGAGGGACGGTGACCGACCGTGATACCGGAAAACCCCTGCCTCACGACCCCGCCTGGATTCAGACAGTCCGGGAGAAGGGCATCGATGGCCTGGATCTGCACTGGGCGGGAATCACCCCGGAGTTCGCACAGTCCTGCGCAAAATTCGGGGTTCCGCTATATGCGTGGACGGTGAACGATCCTCAAGAGGTCCGCCGTCTGCAGCGGCTGGGAGTGAAGGGCATCACGACGGACGTCCCCTTGCGGATCCTGGAGGCGCTGGGAAGGAAAGGGAGGAAATGAGCGAACGCATCCTGCGCATCGGAATGGCTCAGATGCTGGTGGAAGGGGGGCAGCCCGAGGCCAATCTGCGCCGCGCCGTCGCCATGATCCACGATGCGGCCGCGCGCGGGGCGTCCGTCGTCGTTCTGCCGGAGTGCCTGGATCTAGGGTGGACGCATCCTTCTGCGCGCCGACTCGCCCAGCCGATTCCCGGGCCGCACTCTGACCGTCTGGCGGATGCCGCGATAGATGCCGGGGTGTTCGTCGCGGCCGGGCTGGTGGAGCGTGACGGCGGCAGGCTCTACAACGCCGCCGTGCTCATCTCCCCGGAGGGGCAGATCCTGCTGAAGCACCGGAAGATCAACGAACTCTCCATCGCCTTCGACTTGTACGAGACCGGCTCCAGCCTGGCCGTAGCGGAGACGCCGCTCGGCTGCATCGGGGTGGATATCTGCGCGGACAATTTCTCCAACTCGCTTGCTCTGGGACACGCCCTGGGAAGGATGGGGGCTCAGGTGCTTCTGTCGCCTTCGGCCTGGGCGGTGCCTGCGGATCATGACAATCAGAAGGATCCTTACGGCGGACTATGGCTCTCATCGTATACGGAGCTAGCCCGGCTCTACGAGATGCCGGTCATCGGAGTTAGCAATGTGGGGCCGATGGATGCGGGGGTATGGGCCGGAATGAAGTGCATCGGCGCTTCGATCGCCGTGGGGCATGATGGCAGACTGGTCCGCCAGCTCCCCTACGGCGAACGTGCCGAGGCTCTGGAGGTCGTGGAGGTCACCCTGGTAGAACGGACGTTGAAGGGCACTTCGCTCTGCGAGGCGCTCGCCGCCAGGGGGTATCACGGTCCGTGAAATCCGGCTCGCGCAGCGCCGGTCAGCAGGCCACAGCGCGGGCGCAATACTCCTTCAGAAGCTGGACGTAGAGCCGGTAGTCTTCCAGCGAAACTCCGGGCGGGGTTTGATGGTCCACCGAGGGGACAAAACGGCCCCGCCGCATCACGGGCAGTAGCCTCTCGAACTCGGCACGGATGGCGTCCTCGCCCAGGTGCATCTTGGTCTTGTCGAACCCGCCCATCATCTTCCAGTCGGGGTGTCGCTCCCGGATGCGCGCCACGTCCACCCCGGCCATCCGTTCCAGAGGCAGGATGCCCTCCAGCCCTGCCTCCTGCAGCCAGGGGATCAGTGGCTCGATGTCTCCGTCGGAGTCAACGATCGGGACAATGCCGCGCTCCTTCAGCAGGGGCACCACTTCCCGGTAGAAGGGGAGCAGGAACGTGTCGAACAGATCCCGCGAGATCATCGGCCCGTGGTTGTAGGACATATCCTCCCCGAACGTCATGAAGTCTGGGGTGCAGATTTCGCAGAACTGCTCGATGCAGCGGCGCATGTAGCGCGTCTGGTCCTGATTGATGCGCAGCATCAGGTCCGGCTGATCGTAGAAGGAGTAAAGATGCTCCTCGATACCGAAAAGCACCCGAGGCCACCAGAAAAACCCACTCAGCGTGAACCAGACCACCACCTCCCCTCGCTGCTGCTCCTCGGCCCACCGCCGGACAGTCTCGCGGTCGAACGGGACGGGGTCGGGGTACAGATAGGGAAGCAGGCGCTGGTAATCGTCTTCGCCGGAGATCCAGCCCTGGCCGTGTTGCGAGGAAGCCCCGGGGGCGCCAGGCAACATCTGGGGAAACCAGAGCTGGTAGTCCACATCCAGCCCGAAGAAGCGCTTGATGCCGTGTGTATCCAGCCCTTCGGGCAGTCCTTCTGCGCGCCACCGTTCGATGGTCTTGTCCCACCAGACGGCCCATTCCATTACGGGAAGCCGGTCTTCCGGCTTCCCGCCTGCCATCACTTTCTGGAACCGCGAACGGACAGTCTCCATCCTTCCCCTCCGCCGTTCGACAGTTCCAGGCGGCTTTCCTTCCCGCGCTTCACACCGTTTCGCCGCCCAGCCTGCCCTGCACTTTCTCGATGAGCCCGTCCACCAGGGCCTGACGGTTCTTCAAGTGCGCAAGCACTTCGCGGTTGTCCGTATGGTGGATCTCGACGGGAAGCTCCTCGCGCTCGGCTTTCAGCAGCTCCAGGATCACCTCCCACTCCTGCCGGGTGACCTCATCCGTAGCTGCCATGGTCCGCCTCCTTTCCGGACGCATTCACGTCCCATGGGCATTTTTCCCGCAGGCCGGAGCCGGGAAAACAGACGCCGGACAGTCCCCGTGCGCGCACTGTGCATATGTGCCAATATTTAGAACCGGGATCCACAGGACGGGACCGGAAAGAGAGAGGAGACAGCTTTGGAAACTGCAGGCATCGGCATCATCGGATACGGAGGGTTCGCGTCCTTCTGCCGCCAGGCGTGGGCGGAGCTGGAAGATGTGCGCGTGGTGGCGGCGGCCGATTCAGATCCTTCGCGCAACCCGGGAGACCTTCGCTTTTATGCGGATTGGAGGGAACTGGTACGGGACCCGGAGGTCTCCATAGTCGTCGTCAGCACCCCGCCGTCCACACACGCCGAGATGGGACTTGAGGCGGTTCACGAGGGACGTCACGTGTTGCTGGAGAAGCCCCCCGCCACGAGCTTCCAAGAGCTGGACGCGCTGCTTTGCGCGCTGAGGGATGGGGGCCCCGTCATCGCCGTGGACTATATGCTTCGCTACAACCCCCTGGTGCTCGCGCTGAAGTCCATCGCGGAGACGGGTTGCCTTGGCCGGCTGCAGCACGTCAGCGTGGTGAACTACGCCGCCGACGGCAACCTGCCCCCGGAGCACTGGTTCTGGGACAGGAAGGTGTCCGGCGGCATTCTGGTGGAGCACGCCGTTCACTTCTTCGACATGGTGGCTTACGTCTGGCAGACCCCTCCGGTGCGTGTCACCGCACATACAGTCTGCCGTCAGAAAGGGATGGAGGACAAGGTTGTGGCCACGGTCCAGCATGCCGACGGCCTGCTGGCCACGCATTTCCATCACTTCTTCCGTCCTTCCTGGTTCGAGCGCCAGAGCTTCCGGTTCGCTTTCGATGCCGGGGAGGTGGACATCGAGGGCTGGATACCCCTGACCGCCCGCATTCGGGCGGCGGTGGACGCGGCGCGGAAAGAGCAGCTCCTCGAAATCCTGCCGCAGGCGCAGGTCGTTTCCGCATCCCCGGCGGCGCCTGAGTTGCGGGCAGCAGGCGTCCAGTACTCGGCCGGCGAGCTTATCGAGGTGTCCTCCTCAGTGGCAGGCCCGAAGTCGGATGTATACGCAGCGTGTCTGCGCGGGGCCATGCGGGATCTCGTGGACTCCCTGCGGTCCGGCGGCAGGCCCGTCATAGCGCTGGAACGTGTGGCGGACAGCGTACGCATTGCCTGCGCCGCCACCGCTTCGGCAGAGTCGGGTCAGGCGGTGCAGATCTGATGCTCGCAGCCCGCCCGGACGTCACCCACTTCACCGCCAGGCCGTTCAACACGTGGGGATGCGGTTACATCGCCAGTCAGGCCGCGGTGGCGGCATACCGCGCCGGGCGTCTCCGGCGGGTGATCGCCCCGTCGTTCGTATCGGGCGAGATCCCCGACAGTCTCATCCAAACCGCGCCTCCGGGATTCTGGTGGGCGGCGCTTCAACGCCTGCCATATCGCCTCAAAGTGCGCTTTGCGCTGGATTTCCTGTTCCGGGACAACGAGCTGGACTGGAAGGCGCGTCGTCTGGTGCCCGAGGGCGGAATCTTCCACGCGTGGAGCCATCAGGGGCTGTTCAGTATGCGCCGGGCCCGGAAGCTGGGCGCGCGTCTCGTGCTGGAGCGCCCGAACACCCATCCCCTGGAGATGACCCGGCTGGTCCGCCGGGAGTACCGTCGCTTCGGGGCACCCGGCAGGGTGGATGCGCCATTCGAGGTCCGCAAGTGCCTGGCGGAGCACGCGCTGGCCGATCGTATTGTGGTCTGCAGTCAGTTCGCCCGGGAGAGCCACCTGCGCCACGGTGTCCCGGACGAAAAGCTGAGGGTTATCAACTACGGCGTGGACACCGAGACCTTCTCTCCAGGAGAGAAGCGGGACGATGTCTTCCGGGTGGTGTTCTGCGGGATGGTCTGCCTGCGCAAGGGGATTCAGTATCTCCTGCAGGCTTGGGAGGAGTTGGCGATGCCCGGTGCGGAGCTGCTTGTGCTCGGTCTGGTGCTGCCCGATGCCGTCCCGCTGATGGATCGCTACCGGCACCTTCCGGGTCTGCGCATTCGTGGACACGTGGACTCGCGCTCCGAGCTTGCGGATCTCTATCGCCAGGGAAGCGTTTTCGTGTTCCCTTCAGTGGAAGACGGTTTCGGAATGGTGGTGACGGAGGCGATGGCCTGTGGCGTCCCGGTGGTCATCTCGGACCACACGGGCG
The sequence above is drawn from the Armatimonadota bacterium genome and encodes:
- a CDS encoding glyceraldehyde-3-phosphate dehydrogenase, with the translated sequence MAVKVGINGFGRIGRLSLRAMLQKYPSDIEVVAINDLVDAKTNAHLLKWDTTYGPFAGEVAAEEGAIVVNGKKIKSFQEKDPAAIDWSSVGAEVVVESTGLFTDAEKAKAHLGGTVKKVLISAPAKNEDITIVMGVNEGDYDPAKHHILSNASCTTNCLAPVAKVLLDNFGIASGLMTTIHAYTNDQRIQDQAHKDLRRARAGAANMIPTTTGAAKAISLVLPELKGKMHGFAMRVPTLTVSVVDLTVNTEKPVTVEAINAAMKAASEGAMKGILGYTEEPLVSSDFRGDERSSIFDALSTLVLGDNFAKVISWYDNEWGYSVRVGDLIHYISSKGL
- the ugpQ gene encoding glycerophosphoryl diester phosphodiesterase, coding for MYWSLGAALAVALLACCGASGDAACVIAHRGASAEAPENTVAAAKLAWEQGADALELDVHLSLDGRPVVIHDSGTRRTTGVELVVAQTHSWDLRRLDAGSFKGEQFAGERIPFLEEMLQTAPQGRPVFVEIKSGPETVPVIATAMRRSGKLSQCVVISFSLDVCVEAKKALASTPVLWLRGTVTDRDTGKPLPHDPAWIQTVREKGIDGLDLHWAGITPEFAQSCAKFGVPLYAWTVNDPQEVRRLQRLGVKGITTDVPLRILEALGRKGRK
- a CDS encoding beta-alanine synthetase — protein: MSERILRIGMAQMLVEGGQPEANLRRAVAMIHDAAARGASVVVLPECLDLGWTHPSARRLAQPIPGPHSDRLADAAIDAGVFVAAGLVERDGGRLYNAAVLISPEGQILLKHRKINELSIAFDLYETGSSLAVAETPLGCIGVDICADNFSNSLALGHALGRMGAQVLLSPSAWAVPADHDNQKDPYGGLWLSSYTELARLYEMPVIGVSNVGPMDAGVWAGMKCIGASIAVGHDGRLVRQLPYGERAEALEVVEVTLVERTLKGTSLCEALAARGYHGP